CTGGCCTGCCCATCTCGAGCAAATCCTCAGCGAGAAAAACGTCACCGATATCGTGCTCTACGGCGATGTCCGCCCGATACATGCGACGGCACGCAAGCTTGCCTCGCAGCGCGGGCTGCGCATTCATGTCTTCGAAGAGGGCTACCTGCGCCCCTATTGGATCAGCTACGAGCGCGGAGGTTCCAACGGCAATTCGGCGCTGATGCATATCCCATTAGCGGAGATGAGGACTGCACTTTATGAAACCGAGGACGAGATCCGGCGTCCCCCTGCGCGTTGGGGAGACATGCGTCATCATAAATTCTATGGCGCATTTTATCATTTCCTGGTACTCGTCGCGAACCGGGCCTATCGCCACTATCGCAGCCATCGGGTCATCTCGATCAGGCGTGAGTTCCGACTGAACCTGCAGCGTTTCCTATCGACTCCGACGCATAACTTGGCAACCGCGATCCAATGGCGAAGGTTCCGTCGCGCCGGCCGGCCCTATTCCCTCGTGCTGATGCAGCTCGAACATGACTCGAATTTTCTCGGCCATTCACCCTTCAGCAGCAATGCCGATTTCGTCGAAACGGTAGTGGAAGAATTCGCCCGCAGCGCGCCGCAACACCATCATCTGCTATTCAAGGCGCATCCGCTTGAAGATGGGAGGGCACGCAATCGCACCGCGATCCGCAACTCTGCCGCACGTCACGGAATTTCGAACCGTGTCCATTACTTGCGCGGCGGCAAGCTTGCCATGCTGCTTTCTCAGGCTCGTTCGATCGTGACGGTCAACTCGACAGCCGCGCAACAAGCTCTGTGGCGCAATCTGCCAGTCAAATCTCTCGGGCAAGCGGTCTACAACAAACCTGGCCTCGTATCGGAGCAGACGTTGGCTGATTTCTTTACCCAACCCGAGCCCCCGGACCCGAACGCCTATAGAATCCTCAGAAATTACCTGCTGCAGACCAGCCAGATTCCCGGGGGATTCTACTCGGAGCGTTCACGTGCCCATGCTTTGCGAAACGTCAGCGATCTGATCCTCGCCTCCAACGGTCCCTATCAATCGCTGGCTTCGGGACAGATCACATTTCGGCAACAGATAACCGCAAGAGGTCGTTAGACATTCCCCTACCTTGTTGTTAAGAAAGATAATTTTTATTCGTATTTTGTTTGCACGGCGAGAGACCTTTGGGTTTAATCTTCATATGTGATGGAGGCTCGATTGAGCGGGGGAATATCAGGTGAATTAGGTGCTTCGCTATTCGATGTTATCATCACCTCTCGCGAGCGATAATGCCACTCACAATATTTTTTGCTACCTTCTCAGGATGATGGTGCGATCGTAAGCTTATTTTTTTCCATTGCCTCAACATGCGATAAGCGCTGATGTTACACGGGCGAATTTTCAGACCAACGGCAGCCCGTGACCACTGTTGATCAAGAGTTGTTACGGTTACATTGATCAACAACTTCAGGAGCTTCGATCGACCAAAGACCACCATACGGTCCGGGCGATCAAATTGCTCAACCACCAAACGAACCGACTGTGACTTGTTCCGCCAATCGAAATAAAGGTCCCACCCCATTACAATTCCGGACTCTTTGGCAGGATCAATACGAACAGCTTTCATACCGTATTGACGTAGCTCCTCGCTCAGAGGTTCGCAGTCTGCCACTCTATTGAAAGCTTCTTCAGCGGTGAGCTCAACATCAACACATGTCGAGAACATATCTGACTTTCGACCCAGCATGTGCTCGAAAACACCGTAATTTCCGTACGAGCTTGAAGTATGTTGCTCAATTGAGGGCAGAGTATTCAACCATGTCGTTATCATAGCTCAGCCCCTTCGACCGTATGGCTGGCGGGATGGAAACAACAAACCATATCATACAACCATGTTGCAGTTCTTTCCGCTCGGCCCTTTGAACAACCTCAAACCCCCGGTGCCAATGCGAGGGTCCCGTGCTTTGTATAGAACGTCCGATCACGAGTTTGGGCGCTCTTTGATCAATCGAGCGATGCAGATCAGAACAATACAATTCCAAGCATGAAACCAAAGATTAATGCCACGGTGCCCACGCAAGCCGGCAGGAAATAAATGCTCCTCTTGAACTCCTGCCAGTATTCTCGCGAAACCATAGCATTCTGCTCGGCATATGAACGCCGATAAGCCGCAGGAATGGATGGCCCAACATCTTCGTCGTGCCAGTCTAGAGACGACAGCACTTTCATGTATCTGACACGCTCCAATCAATGCCTCCCTTTTGAATCGTGGTAAAAGAGCCGGGGTCCAAATTCAGACGTCAGGTTGACTCAACAAGACAGTAATTGCCGCAACAGGATGCTCCCCGTGGGGATACAGCCGTGGTTCTCATGGCACAGTCTAATTCTGTTGAATAGCATACTTCGTAGCACCGAATTGTAGGATCGGTGGTCAGGGTGTGACACTGCCCTGACCACCTTAACAACGTCACAATACCAGAGGTTTGCGATTCTGGAGGTGACGCATGGCGAGCTTGCGTGCCTGACGTCCTGACGGGAGCTCTCGAGCCGCAAGTGGCGCGTAGTCCGGCTCCTTAAGCTCCGGGAAAAGCGCATGGATCTCGTCGCGGGCAGCGATGCCTACCGATTTCAGCGCTTGCGGCCCAGTATAAAGCGACTCTGTTTCTGCACCATTGGAATAGACCACTTCATGTTGATCGAAGAGGAAGTGGACGTATTCAACGTCAATGATGTCTGACGCAATATCAATGCCCTCGAGTTTCAACAACTGCTTTGCGGCAACCAAGACCTCGAGGGTACCAAACATCCGCTGCGCAATTTTCGATCGCACCAACACCCGATGTTGTGGCGAAACCAGCAGATCCGTGGAAGGTGCGCCCTCACCAAGTGCACCAGCCCTGATCCGAATAGGCTGCAGATTGGGATTCTCCTTAAGGGTTTTGGAGCAAAGCTTGGTTGATCCGATCCAGCGAATTTCTTTCAACCCATTGTCTCGGGTCATTACCTGATCACCGATCTGCAACTCTTCGATCGGGCGCTGCCCGTCACTGGTTTCGATCAGGGTTCCACGGACAAAGCAAACAATCAACGTACCGGCTGGATCATATTCGAGAGATGTAACTGCCGAATCCAATACAAATTGGGTGGTGTCTCCAACAGCATCCAAAATCGGACCTACACCAGGAATATCTGCCAACCAATCATCCAGCTCTGACAAACTTCCTTCAAATGTCGTTTCAACACCAAGTACAGTCACGGTCGCTGTAATGCCGATCCGAGCATCATTGATAGGATCCTCGGAAATCATATGGAGATCGCCGCCATCCGCTTGGTATAGCTCCCCCTCAATTGGATTAACCTGTACACTTAGACCGCCTACGAGAGGAACGCTTATGCTTGGAGAAGTGGTCGTCAAGGTGAGATCGCCAAGATATGTTCCTGACAGCGACGAACCTTCTTCGGTACCTATACCCAAAGGTTCGCCGTTTTCCAGCGTGTCGTCACCACCGCTCGTGTCATATGAATCGATTGTTTCGGGGGTTCCGAACGCATTCAGTAGCGATAAATTGTTAGTGTCAATTATGCCGGTATTCACGTCGAATGAAATCGACGAATCGAATTGTGTAATGAAGGTCATAGCTGCATCCTTGTCGTTAGCACCGAGTGTACGCTCCCAGGGCAAAGGCTGAGCACAGAGCAGGCGCGTAGGTTGGTTCCCTACGCAAGCTAACGTTTTGGCAAAAATCTGATCATTAAGAAAAAATTGATCATTACAGAGTTGCAATCAACCCAGAAGCATCTACAGAGAACAACAGATTTTCTATTTTTTCAACCAGAAAGATGCGTGACTAGGGTAATGGGCATTATTGTATTAATGCCTTTCGGTTGAACCGTGAAACGTTTGCGGTTGCCTGTGGCAATGTTGCGCAAAGCAGGCTCCAACATAAATGCGCCCCTTCCCGCCTGAGTTCATGCAACGACTTCGATCTCGGCCCTGCCGAGGATCGAGAAGTGGTTCATGACTGAGCAGGCGAATGCCATCAGTTCGAGAGAGGCTGCGAAGGATGTGGATTTCGGCCGTCTTGCGGTCCGGGTCTCGTGACTTGATCTTTTCGCCGAAGACCTTCAGGCAGTTCGTCTTGGCCTCGATTCGGTTTCGCGCATGGTATCGGGGTCAATTCTTTCAAATTGTGCGTTCGAGTTGTCGCGTCGCGCGAAGGATCTCATTCCTGGATGAGACCGCCGGGCAGCTTTCCTTCCAGGCGCGACCGTTGCGGCTGATCGGGACGATCGCCTCGGCGCCTCGATCGATGATCGCGCCATGGCACCGCCGCGTATCCTGGACGCCATCTGTGGTGCTATCCCAATCAGGCTCTCGACCAATCCAACCGTCTGGCGAAGTGTAGGACCGAATAGCACTTTCGGCGTCAGGTAGGTTTGGGTCGCGACGTCCGAGAAGGTCTCCGGCCGTCCGCGCTTGCCGGACTTCTCGCGTGCCGGCCGGATCTTGCAAGATGCTTGTGCTCGGAGTGAGCAGGCTCCAGCATGAATGTTATACCTCTTCGTAGGCAGTTCCTCCTGCTCTGGTCTGAGTACCGAAACCGAGCAACTACTAATCTGGTCGGAATCGACGAGCTGGAACTGAGCCAGCGCATGGCCGGTCAGGGCGCCGCCACGGGTGATCTGATGATCAGCTACGATGCGGGCAGCCGGGAATATGCCCTGCGCCTGGACGGCTCATGGGATGCCGGTCTCGGCGCGGATGATTTCCTGTTCACCTGACAAAGCGCCTGCCCTGCCGGAGTGTCGTCATTCCGGCAGGGCTCCGCAGAAGCCGCCAGAGGATGACTGCCCCGATCTCAGGGCAAAGGCCGGGGGGGCCTTGTAGGGATTGAGATCGGCACTCGCCTGATCGAAACCTACCAGCGCGACAAGGAACGCGATGGCGATAGATGCGGTGACGGTGCGGGTCATGTGCGTGCCTCCAGCCCCGCGAGCGGACGCAGCCTGATTCCCAGGAACGCGCCGGCAAAGGCTGCGACGAACCAGACCCAGCCATGCAGGCTGCCCGTGGACACGCCCGAGAAGAACGCCCCCACATTACAGCCGAATGCGAGGCGCGAGGAATAGCCTAGCAAGAAACCGGCGACGATCGTGGCCAGCCATGCCCGCATCGGATAGCTTGGCAGTTTCTGGGACAACCCGCCGCTTCGCCACGCGGCCACGACAAAGGCACCGGCGATGATCCCGATATTCGTGAGCGAGGTATAATCGGTCAGGATGCTGGATTGCAGGATTTGCTCGGATCCCCCGGCTCTCCAGAATGCCGATCCGGACAGGTCGCCGCCCAGGGCAGTGAATCCCTTGGCTGCCCAAAGGCCCAACCCGTAGACCACGCCCCAGGGCTGCCCTGCAATCACCAAATTGGCGATAGCCAGGGCGGCAAGGGCGATGGCCGCGATCACCAGACGTCGCGGCAGGCGCCGGGTTCCGGGCTTGCCCAGCCACAGGAACAAGCATGCCACCGCCGCCAGTGCCGCAAGGGTCACGATCAGTCCCGACCAGCCGGACAATGTCAGGATCGGCAGCGCGCCAAGCCCGGTCCACCAGATCAGGTGATAGGCTCCGGCGAAGCTGCCGATGGCAAAGAAGGGCAGTGCCAGCAGACCGACGGGATTGCCCGAACCGGCATTCACCAATGTCCCCGAGCCACAGCCCAGCACCACCTGCATCGCCGCGCCGAAGATGAAGGCGCCGCCGATCATCGCCCAACCGATAGGGGCCTGTGCGCCGGTCAGCTCGCCCGGATGGGCGGCCAGAAGCGGGATGGCGACCGTGGCGACAATCCCGATGGACAGAAGCTGCGCGACAATGCCCGCCGGTTCGCGGCGCAGGATCATCGCGCGCCACGGCCCGGCGAAACCAAAGCGCAGCCCCTCCAGCGCGATGCCGAAGCCGAGGCCGATGGCCAGCATCATCCCGTAGCGCGCACCGGCGAACAGGGCGACAAGCGCGATGCAGACCAGCGCCACCAGAACCAGCCCGCCACGTTTGGCAAGAATGTCGAGGGCCGGGCCTCCCCGGCCTTGCGGGATCGTCGCCTCGCTCATCAGTTGCGCCTGAACTGGTTCAGAAGGTTCTCGAGCAGGCCGGGCACATTGGCCATCTCGTTGCCGCTGGCCGAATATTCGACCATGGATCCGGGATACAGCTTGACGTTGTCGATCCCGGCCAGTTCGGACAGGGCGAACCAGTCGGTCGCGGCCCAATGCCCGGTATTGCAGAAGGACACCACCTCGTCGCCCTCGCCGATCCCGAGCGAGGCTTTCAGCGCATCGACATCATCGACCCCGCTGATCGCGGTCGCATCCGGACGGAAAAAGCTGGAATGGGACAGGTTCTGCGCCCCGGGCACGGTTCCGGGGCGTTCTGCCGCATTATGGGCCTTCTTGCCCTCGTAGAATTCGGGCGGCCGGGCATCGACCAGCACCGCGTCGCGATCGCCCGCAACCACATCGGCCACATCATCGGTCAAGGCCGTCCAGCGATTGTCCCAGGTAATGTCCAATTCAGAGGGTGTCACCCGGACCGGCGATTTGCTCAGCGGCAGACCGGCATCGGCCCAGGCAGCCGTGCCGCCGTTCAGAACCGACAGCTCGGAGAAGCCCGAGCTTTTCAGTGTCCAGTAAACACGCGCGGCGGCGCCGAAATCGCTGTTGGTGTCGCCTTGGGACATGATGACAATGGGGCGGTCCATCTCCAGTCCCAATTCCTCGTAAGTCGCTTCCAGCTCATCCTCGGGGAGGAGTTGGCCGGGGTTCTCGGCCGGGCCGCGGAACAGCGCATAGGGCGCCGAGACCGCGCCTTCGATATGTCCTTCGGCATAGGCCTCGCCCCGGATGTCGAGGATGATCGGCTCCTGTTCCTTGAGGACGGCATTCAATTCGGCAGCCTCGACAACAGGGCCGAGCTCGGCAGCGGCGGCGGCAGTCACGCTCATCCCCGCGAGACCGGCCAGGCAGATGAATGTGAGTGCTTTCATCGGATGTCTTCCTTTGCCTTGTGTTCTCTCTATCAGTTCGGCAGGAAATCGGGCGTTTCAAGCGGTGACGCGTCCTGACGGCCGTGGTGATCGAAAACAGGATTTCACGCGCCATGCAATGGCAAAGCGGTTCATGCCGCTGGCACGAATTCCACGATAACCGAGTTTTCCGGAATGCGGAGCCAGCAGGAATTCCGTCCTTATTTCAGAACCCGTCGCGATACCTCGCCCACGCGCTGGCACGGCCTAGTCATGATCGCCATGCCTCTCATGCCACAGGCCCCAGCATGTGCCCAGGATCACCAGAAGCGCCCCGATCATCGTGCTCCAGGTTGGCTGTTCCAGGAAGAAGATCGCGCCGATCGCGGTGGAATAGATCAGCCGCAGGTAATCGACCGGCGCCAGCGCCGTGGCCTCGCCGACCCGGAACGCCATGAAATTCAGGCTTTGTCCCATGGTGGACAGCAATCCGATGCAGATCAGCAGGATCCATTGCCCCGGCGTGGGCGGCACCCAGTTCAAGAAGGTCGGTACCGCGAGGATCAGGCCCACGCCAACGGCCTGATAGGTGATGACGGTGGCCAGCCTTTCCCGTTGCGCCAGTTTGCGCACGATCACCATGATCAGCGCGACCGCCCCGGCCGAGAACAGCGCCAGCAGGACATAGCGGTCGATCTGCGCGCCGGTGGGATCGGTGATGACGATCACGCCGACGAAGCCGGCGAATATTCCGGTCCATCGATGACGCCCGACGATTTCATGCAGCAGCAGGATGGCAAATATGGCCACGAAGAAGGATCGCGAGAAACTGATCGCCACGGCATCGGCCAGTGGCAGATGCACCATGGCGGTAAAGCCCGCCACCATCGCGATGGATGACAATGCGATCCGCAGCAGGTGCAGATAGGGCGTATCGGTGGCAAAGGCCCGGCGCGGATCGCGCAATATGCCCGGCATCATCGCCGCGGTCATGACCATCTGCCGCAGGAACAGGATCTGGATGACCGGGATCGTCTCGCCGACGGTCTTGATGAGCGCCGTCATGATCGTCAGGACCAGCCCGGCCATCGCGATCCATACGGCCCCTTGCAGGTTGCCCGGCAAGAGCGCCACCCGGCGCTGCACCCGCCCCACCATATCGTCAGTGACGGCCATTCCACTCTCCGAGAGCCGCCGATTGCATCCAACAAGAATCCAATCACGGCTGATGCAAGCATCACGCCTGCAAGCTTAATCAGGATTTGCCCGTTCTTACGAGGTCGCATGGCAGCCTGCAAGTCGGATTGTATACATTCAGGTGAAAGGTGCGCATATGGCACTTTGCCGCCCATGACTTCGCGTCTATATTCGCGTCATGATCAGGAGGTGAGATGGCAACACGCGGGCTGGAAGTGACGCGCGATATCCGCGAGGGCATCGCCGACGGGCGGTATCCCGGCGGATGCCGGCTCAGCGAAGTCGAGATGGCGGCGCGTCTCGGGGTTTCCCGGACCCCGGTGCGCAACGCGCTGTCGGTTCTGGCGGCGGAAGGGCTGCTCGATTACACCCCCAATGTCGGCTATACCGTGCATCGCTTCACCGTCGCGGATATCGAAGAGATATTCCGGGTCCGGATCGAACTTGAGGCCCTTGCCGCCCGGTCAGCTGCGGAAAACGGGCTCAGCCCGGCGCAGGACACAGCCATGCGCGAGTCTCTCGACCGGACGGCGGATCT
This Paracoccus saliphilus DNA region includes the following protein-coding sequences:
- a CDS encoding DMT family transporter; the protein is MAVTDDMVGRVQRRVALLPGNLQGAVWIAMAGLVLTIMTALIKTVGETIPVIQILFLRQMVMTAAMMPGILRDPRRAFATDTPYLHLLRIALSSIAMVAGFTAMVHLPLADAVAISFSRSFFVAIFAILLLHEIVGRHRWTGIFAGFVGVIVITDPTGAQIDRYVLLALFSAGAVALIMVIVRKLAQRERLATVITYQAVGVGLILAVPTFLNWVPPTPGQWILLICIGLLSTMGQSLNFMAFRVGEATALAPVDYLRLIYSTAIGAIFFLEQPTWSTMIGALLVILGTCWGLWHERHGDHD
- a CDS encoding Hint domain-containing protein gives rise to the protein MTFITQFDSSISFDVNTGIIDTNNLSLLNAFGTPETIDSYDTSGGDDTLENGEPLGIGTEEGSSLSGTYLGDLTLTTTSPSISVPLVGGLSVQVNPIEGELYQADGGDLHMISEDPINDARIGITATVTVLGVETTFEGSLSELDDWLADIPGVGPILDAVGDTTQFVLDSAVTSLEYDPAGTLIVCFVRGTLIETSDGQRPIEELQIGDQVMTRDNGLKEIRWIGSTKLCSKTLKENPNLQPIRIRAGALGEGAPSTDLLVSPQHRVLVRSKIAQRMFGTLEVLVAAKQLLKLEGIDIASDIIDVEYVHFLFDQHEVVYSNGAETESLYTGPQALKSVGIAARDEIHALFPELKEPDYAPLAARELPSGRQARKLAMRHLQNRKPLVL
- a CDS encoding YeeE/YedE family protein translates to MSEATIPQGRGGPALDILAKRGGLVLVALVCIALVALFAGARYGMMLAIGLGFGIALEGLRFGFAGPWRAMILRREPAGIVAQLLSIGIVATVAIPLLAAHPGELTGAQAPIGWAMIGGAFIFGAAMQVVLGCGSGTLVNAGSGNPVGLLALPFFAIGSFAGAYHLIWWTGLGALPILTLSGWSGLIVTLAALAAVACLFLWLGKPGTRRLPRRLVIAAIALAALAIANLVIAGQPWGVVYGLGLWAAKGFTALGGDLSGSAFWRAGGSEQILQSSILTDYTSLTNIGIIAGAFVVAAWRSGGLSQKLPSYPMRAWLATIVAGFLLGYSSRLAFGCNVGAFFSGVSTGSLHGWVWFVAAFAGAFLGIRLRPLAGLEART
- a CDS encoding sulfurtransferase; this translates as MKALTFICLAGLAGMSVTAAAAAELGPVVEAAELNAVLKEQEPIILDIRGEAYAEGHIEGAVSAPYALFRGPAENPGQLLPEDELEATYEELGLEMDRPIVIMSQGDTNSDFGAAARVYWTLKSSGFSELSVLNGGTAAWADAGLPLSKSPVRVTPSELDITWDNRWTALTDDVADVVAGDRDAVLVDARPPEFYEGKKAHNAAERPGTVPGAQNLSHSSFFRPDATAISGVDDVDALKASLGIGEGDEVVSFCNTGHWAATDWFALSELAGIDNVKLYPGSMVEYSASGNEMANVPGLLENLLNQFRRN
- a CDS encoding capsular biosynthesis protein, with product MLLQGPHGPFFDHLGRILRASGADVWRCGFNAGDEFFWSDKLRFIRHTGTVEDWPAHLEQILSEKNVTDIVLYGDVRPIHATARKLASQRGLRIHVFEEGYLRPYWISYERGGSNGNSALMHIPLAEMRTALYETEDEIRRPPARWGDMRHHKFYGAFYHFLVLVANRAYRHYRSHRVISIRREFRLNLQRFLSTPTHNLATAIQWRRFRRAGRPYSLVLMQLEHDSNFLGHSPFSSNADFVETVVEEFARSAPQHHHLLFKAHPLEDGRARNRTAIRNSAARHGISNRVHYLRGGKLAMLLSQARSIVTVNSTAAQQALWRNLPVKSLGQAVYNKPGLVSEQTLADFFTQPEPPDPNAYRILRNYLLQTSQIPGGFYSERSRAHALRNVSDLILASNGPYQSLASGQITFRQQITARGR